A region of Streptomyces sp. NBC_01750 DNA encodes the following proteins:
- a CDS encoding SixA phosphatase family protein: MSAAVSSEGTPPGSPESRRIVLLRHAKADWPQVSDHERPLADRGRMEASVAGRRLADTGIAFDLALCSTSIRTRETWKLAVHELSHRPRTVYEERLYEASLGDLLALLAETPDEVNDLLVIGHNPGIHALADALAGKVEGDALARMTQGGFPTAGYAIVGFSGSWKSVEHGVGTLLDYWAPHD, encoded by the coding sequence ATGAGCGCCGCTGTGTCTTCCGAGGGGACACCCCCCGGATCTCCCGAGTCCCGCAGGATCGTCCTCCTCCGGCATGCGAAGGCCGACTGGCCCCAGGTGTCCGACCATGAGCGCCCGCTCGCCGACCGGGGGCGCATGGAAGCCTCTGTGGCCGGCCGCAGGCTCGCCGACACCGGTATCGCCTTCGACCTGGCTCTGTGCTCGACCTCGATCAGAACCCGCGAGACCTGGAAACTGGCTGTGCACGAGCTGTCGCACCGCCCCAGGACGGTGTACGAGGAGCGGCTGTACGAGGCATCACTCGGCGATCTTCTCGCGCTACTGGCCGAGACTCCGGACGAGGTGAACGACCTTCTCGTCATCGGCCACAACCCCGGGATCCACGCGCTTGCCGACGCCCTCGCCGGCAAGGTCGAGGGTGACGCGCTGGCGCGGATGACGCAGGGCGGCTTTCCGACCGCGGGGTACGCGATCGTCGGCTTCAGCGGCTCCTGGAAGTCCGTGGAGCACGGCGTGGGCACGCTGCTCGACTACTGGGCGCCGCACGACTGA
- a CDS encoding SGM_5486 family transporter-associated protein, with product MPVLDPNPPNGQKKLLYIFGTMIAITVVIAVIASIASP from the coding sequence ATGCCTGTGCTCGACCCGAATCCCCCGAATGGCCAGAAAAAGCTCCTCTACATCTTCGGCACGATGATCGCCATCACCGTGGTGATCGCCGTGATCGCGTCCATCGCCTCACCCTGA